In bacterium, the genomic stretch AATTTCGTTCTTGTCCTGGATCACGAACGTAAACTCCCCTTTCCTGATCATGGAGACGTCTGTCCGAATGAGGTTGTTTTCCTCATCGTAGATGTCCACACGCACGTCCGCCAGCCGGTCAATTGGCTGTTCGCCGCGGAATCGCGGATCGATATAGCGGGAAGCGCTGAAGCTGAAATTTCCGGTGACCGGAGCTTTTTTGGGGAAATTGAGCTGAATCTGTGTCGGGGGATTCAGCACGGGAAGCACAAAACGGGAACGGCCTGCGGCGTAGGTCTGCGAGGATATGAAGGTGTAGGGACGTCCCCTGTAACGGGCTTCGACCACAAGCTGTTTCCCGGCGTAGGAGTTCGGGATACGGTACTGCACGCGCGAACCGCGGCCTTCCGATTTGAGCAGGAGATCATCCTGCCCGACGGCCTCATACAGCGACCAGCTGTAAAGCTCGTCCTGCTCAAGCCCTGCAATACCAATGTCCAGCTGCAAATCCTCACCGGCATACAGCTGCGCGGGCGGGGACTGACGCAGATAGGGCTCGATGCCCGAAACCGCAAAACTGCAGCGCGCGATGTCCTTTCCTCCTGCTCCCCGCTGCAGTGACGCTTCGACCACCACGGTGTCGGGATACGGCGCCACGCTGCCGGTCCATCGATACACGAGGCTGCGCTGATTCTTCGAGATATCCTCGAGCGTCCCACCGCCGCGCACGATACGCAGGCCGGGAGACGACCATCCGAGATTTCCTCGAATGACATTCATCTCTTCAAAGCCGATGGCCGAACTGATGCTGCTGCGCTCTGCTTCGATCGACAGCGCTTCCACCGTCCGCGGCGTGGCAACAGAGGTGTCGATCACATCAACCGTCAGTGTCACGCCATTCCGTTCCAGGCTGGCGATGGTCTCACGGCTGACAAGAGTACTGTCGAAACGTATGCCGTGATAATCGAAAACCCCGTTCGCAATCTCCCGCACACGCCGTGCGCTGGCGAGCAGGTTGATATGATACCGCCCGGTACGCGGAAATGCCGCCGTGACAGGGAAATACACCGTATGTTCATGAATATTGCCGAATGCCGTGCGGCCGCCGACACCCACAATATCAGGTGAAGTGAACACGCCGTCACGGATCACACTGTGCAGGCGCACAGCGATATCATCCTCTGCCTGAATATCATGCACGAACACCTTGCGTCGCATCAGCGGAATTTCTCCACTGACGATGCCGCTGGAATCAGCACTGACATACCACCGCACGGTGTCGCTCGCCAGGGAAAGCGGCACTTCCGGAAGGAAGGTGCGAATGATATGTTCATTGTGTTTGGTCATACGTTCATCACGATGCTCACGGTCTTTCGAAATAACAATGAAACCGATAACGGCCGTAAGGTAGAGAATGAAAAAAATGTGCAGCTGCCGGCGCCTGCGCATAACGCTTCAAGCCTCCGGACTTTCCAGGTGCCGCTCGTTGGCCGGACGTCTCATGAGACATCCTTCTGCTGGCGAATCGCTTCGAGAAGCTGGGCTGTCAACCTGTTCTGTTCCTCCTGCTGCCTTTGCAGTTCCTCGAACTGCCTGCGCGATGCTTCCAGTGCCTCGCGCAGCTGCAGCCCGCTCTGTTCGAACTTCTCGACGATCTTGCGTGTATTCTCTGCATTCTGCTTGCCGATGTTCTCTGTCAAACGCGTCAGCAGAACATCCTGCCTGATATCCGTCTGTGAAATCAACCGGAACAGATCCGATACCGCGTTGGTCATCTCGTTGATCGGTGTATGGAGGCCTGCAAGCGGGTTCTCTCCGGGCAGATGTCCGCCCTGTTTCGCCGCACCGTCATCGACAGCGGAAAATGCCGTCACCACGGCAAGCAGAAGCAGAAGCAGTGCTTCCAGGCCAAGACCTGCCAGCGCGAACCAGATGGAATATCCACCGAGATAAAGCGCCGCCGTGATGAGGACGACCGTGGCACCTGCGTACACCATGCCCTGCACAGTGTTGTAGTAGTACGTGCCAACGATTTCTTCGAGGAAAACGCGCGTTCCGAGACGCACGCCGAGATCCGTTTCAAACCGTACGCGCCGGCCATCACGAAACTGCAGTTCTGTCCCTTTCCGGGCAAGCCGCCAACACTCCAGCAGCGTCTTCAGCTCAAACGCATTTTTTACTCTCCTGTCATGAAAAAAATCATGCAGAAGCCTGCGCCCTTCCAGTGTCTCGAGATCTTTGACTGTTTCCGAAGTGTTGAGCAAAAGTGCACTGTTTGAAGTGTAAGAGGGCCAGGTTGGCGGTATCACTACCTCTTGCGCACAAATCATGCCAAGAAAGTACGTGAAAAAGTCCACAAAATGGGTTGCGGTGCCGGATTTTCGCCTTCACGGAGTGAAATATATTCACGTCCAGTGAGAATGATTCACTATGCGAAGAAGCGGGGCACGCCTGTGGTGATGGATATCAAAAAAACCGGAAAACGGCGCATTTTGGCGAATTCAATGCGCCATCCAGACAAAACTGAGACAGTGGTATCTGCTCGTGGATGGAGCCGATGAAGCGGTGGTCGCAGCAGCGGTGGTCGCAGCAGCGGGAGCCGATGCAGTGGCGGTCGGGAGCCGTGATGCGCGCGGAAGCTGTTCATGGCAGATCGCCCGCGACACACGGCAACGTATCATTCCTCGCCGTGCCGTTCGCGGAACCAGGCGAGCGTATTGCGCAATCCTTCCTCGATGGGAACGGTGGGTTCCCAGCCGAAGGACTGCTTGATCTTGTCGTAAGAGCATACGCTTCGCAGCTGTTCGCCGGACTTGGCGGGACCATGTTTCTCCGATGCGGGAGAACCGAGGCCTTCATTGAGGACGCGGAATATCGTGTTCACGGTGGTTTCCACATTGGTGCTGACATTGAAGGTGTCGGAACCTTCCATGTCGAGCGCCATCACGTTGGCGCGGACGACATCGTTGACGTACACATAATCGCGGGTCTGCAATCCTTCACCGTTGATGACGGGGTTGTCACCCTCAAGCAGCTTGTCGCAGAAAATCGCGACCACACCTGCCTCACCATGAGGGTTCTGCCGCGGACCGTACACGTTCGTGTACCGGAATACGGTGTATGTCAGCCCGCGCACCAGATGAAAATAGTGCAGGTAGCGTTCGACCGTCACCTTGGTGATGCCATACGGGGAGCACGGCGCGATGGGATGCGCCTCGTCGGCGGGAAAATACTCCTGCTCTCCGTATCCGGCGCCACCGGAACTGGCGAAGATCACACGCTTGACATCGTTGCGCAGCCCTGCCTCGATCACATTGAGGGATCCAAGAACATTCACCGAAAGATCGTACCGCGGGTCCTCCACCGAACGGCGCACATCGATCTGCGCGGCATGGTGATTGATCACGTCGATATTATGCTCGGCGACAACATCGGCGAGTCCTTCATCGCGAATGTCCATCTGGTAAAACGCCGCGCCTTTGGGGACGTTCTCCAGAACGCCGGTCGACAGGTCATCGACGATGACGATGTCATGCCCGCGCTCGCGGTAAGCATC encodes the following:
- a CDS encoding NAD-dependent epimerase/dehydratase family protein, producing MNILITGGAGFIGSSIADAYRERGHDIVIVDDLSTGVLENVPKGAAFYQMDIRDEGLADVVAEHNIDVINHHAAQIDVRRSVEDPRYDLSVNVLGSLNVIEAGLRNDVKRVIFASSGGAGYGEQEYFPADEAHPIAPCSPYGITKVTVERYLHYFHLVRGLTYTVFRYTNVYGPRQNPHGEAGVVAIFCDKLLEGDNPVINGEGLQTRDYVYVNDVVRANVMALDMEGSDTFNVSTNVETTVNTIFRVLNEGLGSPASEKHGPAKSGEQLRSVCSYDKIKQSFGWEPTVPIEEGLRNTLAWFRERHGEE